The Echinicola jeungdonensis genome segment TTGGGCTATTGCTGGATGATATTTCCGGATTTATCAAAACTTGCAATGACAGTTTGATTGTCAGGGTCTATAAATGTAAGGTCATAAACTGCTTGGTTTTTACCTTGAACCTTGGTTATTTCTTTTAAGGTAAAGGTGGATAGCAGTTCATTTTTATTGATTTTGGCGGCTATTTTTTGGGGCAAATCATCCAGGGCTACTGCTTTTTCTGGGGCAGTTGCCACTTCTGAAGGGCCAAAAGATGATTCCTGATGTTGATTTTCGGTAGTCTCCCCTGATTGATCTCCACATGAAACCAAAAACAGGAAAAGTGAAAAACTAAGCAGATAAAATGGTTTTGTCATGAAATGTTTTCATTAAATAAGAGGCCTATTCAGAATTTATTCCTCCTTAAATTTTCCTTGCTTAACTTCTATACTCATAAGTTGTGCCAGATTGGAATTTGGGCCTAGGTGAAGGTAAAGAGCATAAGGGACTATAAAAGTTGTAGTTTGCTATACACAATTTGTGGAACAAATCTAAAGTTGTGGTCATTTGGTCCGGTGTCAACGGATTTGCTGGGTTTACCGTTGAATTAATTAAAAACTAGAGCCCCTATGGTGTTTGAGGAAATCCGCTTTTTGATTTTTGCCGATTATGGCTTTGTGATTTTTCACTCTGGACTAATACTGTTCAACCTGTTGGGATGGTATTGGAGAGCTACCAGAGTTTGGCACCTTTGGACCATTTCATTGACTTTTGCTTCCTGGATTGTATTGGGAATTTGGTATGGTTGGGGCTATTGTCCCTTGACGGATTGGCATTGGCAGGTTTTGGAAGAAAGAGGAGTTTCCGGCCTTCCCAATTCCTATATCTCCTATTTAATCCAAAGGGTGACCGGTTTGGGTTTGCCTGGTAATTGGGTGGATACTATGACATTAATTCTGGCGTTTTGTGCCTTAGTAATGTCTCTTAAAGTCAATTTTTTTTCAGCTAAAAAACAAACATAATCAACGGGGCCCTAAAAGTTATTTCCTTACAATGTCATTATTTGAATAGGGTGATAATTTTTGTTTAAAAAATATTTATAAAAGTTAAACAAAAATAAAGGTGTTGGGTTTAGTTACTAAAATCTATGCAACTAAATGAAATTTATTATGACACCTCAAGCCAAAAATCTTATCAGGTTACTGATGATTGCCATTTTAGGAATCATGACGACCTCTTGTAATGATGATGATCCTGCTCCAATGTCAGAGGAAAAAGACATTGTGGAAATTGTAGTGGAAGGTAACAACTTCACCACCTTGGAAGCCGCTGTGGTGGAAGCTGATTTAGTGACCATTCTAGAAGGAGAGGGACCGTTCACGGTTTTTGCTCCAACGGATAATGCATTTAATTTATTTTTTAATGAAAATGGGTTGAGTGCGGAAGAGTTATTGGCCAGTCCCGATTTGTCAGGAGTGTTGACTTATCATGTGCTGGATGGAGAAGTGATGGCCTCAAATGTTAATCCAGGGGAAGGTGTTACGGTGAATGGGGCAAGCTTTTATTTAAGTGAAGATGTGGATGGAAACTTTTGGATCAATGGTAGTGCCCAGATTGTGGATACAGATATTGATGCCTCTAATGGTGTAATCCATGTTTTGGATTATGTGATTGTTCCTCCCAGTGAATCTATTGCCGAAATTGCCGTAAGTTTTACCAACCAGAATAACCCTGAATTTACGCAGTTGGTGGGAGCTTTACAGCGGGCTGATTTAGTAGGGGCCCTAAGTGATGATAATGGGGATCTAACCGTCTTTGCTCCAACAGATGCTGCTTTCCAGGCGCTTTATGATACCAATGAAGATTGGGATGATTTCAATGATATTCCATTAGAAACTTTGGAAGCGGTGCTCTTGGCTCATGTAGTTCCTGTTAGGGCATTTTCTCAGGATTTAAGGCAAGGCCAGGAAATTGCCACCCTCAATGAAAATGCTATGCTAACGGTAGATTTAAGTGCTGGAACGGTAGGTGGCGCTGCATTGAATACCTCCTTGATGAATGTACATGCTACCAATGGCGTGATCCATGTCATCAATGATGTGATTTTGCCCTAAATTAATGAAAAGAAGCCCATTGGAAATTGTGGCGAAAACCTAGGGGAATGATTTAACCGGCCTAATATCCCAATAGGGAATAATGGCATCAGATTATTAGACAAAATAAACTGAGGTTGGAAAAAAAGAACTATATTAAGATTTTTAGCGGCATTTTCCATAAGGCTGCCTTAGGTATGGCACGAATCCTTTTCCCTGGCCGTAAGTATGGTGGAGAGTGTTTTGTCCGCCCCAAGGAGGGAAGGCAATCCCGATTTTAAAAATTGAAACTTCCTCCCCTCCCTTCCATACAAAGCTTCTAGGTGAGGTTTTAGATCGAATTGGGGTAAATAAAAA includes the following:
- a CDS encoding DUF2784 domain-containing protein, whose amino-acid sequence is MVFEEIRFLIFADYGFVIFHSGLILFNLLGWYWRATRVWHLWTISLTFASWIVLGIWYGWGYCPLTDWHWQVLEERGVSGLPNSYISYLIQRVTGLGLPGNWVDTMTLILAFCALVMSLKVNFFSAKKQT
- a CDS encoding fasciclin domain-containing protein: MKFIMTPQAKNLIRLLMIAILGIMTTSCNDDDPAPMSEEKDIVEIVVEGNNFTTLEAAVVEADLVTILEGEGPFTVFAPTDNAFNLFFNENGLSAEELLASPDLSGVLTYHVLDGEVMASNVNPGEGVTVNGASFYLSEDVDGNFWINGSAQIVDTDIDASNGVIHVLDYVIVPPSESIAEIAVSFTNQNNPEFTQLVGALQRADLVGALSDDNGDLTVFAPTDAAFQALYDTNEDWDDFNDIPLETLEAVLLAHVVPVRAFSQDLRQGQEIATLNENAMLTVDLSAGTVGGAALNTSLMNVHATNGVIHVINDVILP